ACAGTTACAATTGGTTTTTCTTTTCTAGCTGCTTTTTTCAATGAGCGACTAATATGAAAATCCTGTAAATCAATTACACCTCTTTCGCTTGGGGACCACCACATGATGGGCTCTTTTTCATTAAACCAAGGGAAAATACCGGATTTGTAGGCAAGGTTTAGTCTCGTTGGAGAAAGGCAACCTCCGATAGCGAGTAGGCCATCAGGTTCATTTAATGCCAAAGTTGGAGAGGGAAACTCGATAGTATCTGTTGATAACTGGTATAAGCGTGGTGTCATTTAAGAAATTTATCGCATTAATGATAAAAAATATCTTAAAGTGAAAACGGAGGGTTAAACAACCCTCCATTACTAAAAGTTATTGATTGTCTAGGAAACGTTCGGCATCTAGTGCAGCCATACAACCAGTACCAGCAGACGTAATCGCTTGGCGGTAAATGTGGTCAGATACATCACCAGCTGCAAACACACCTTCAACAGAAGTTTGCGTTGCATTACCATTTAGACCTGACTGAACAACTAAATAGCCATCTTTCATTTCAAGTTGGCCTTCAAACATATCAGTGTTTGGTTTATGACCGATTGCAATGAACACACCAGCTAAATCAAGCTGCTCAACATTATCTGAGTCAGTATCTTTAATTTTGATACCAGTTACACCCATTTCATCGCCAACTACTTCGTCTAAAGTACGATTAAAATGAAGCTTTACATTGCCATTCTTCGCTTTTTCCATTAGGCGATCTGATAAGATTTTTTCACTTCGGAATGAATCGCGACGGTGAACAACGTGTACTTCATCAGCAATATTTGAAAGGTATAATGCTTCTTCTACCGCAGTGTTACCACCACCAACAACAGCTACTTTTTGTCCGCGGTAAAAGAAACCGTCACATGTAGCACATGCAGAAACACCACGACCTTGGAAAGCTGTTTCAGACTCAAGACCTAAATATTTAGCAGAAGCGCCAGTTGCAATGATTAGTGCATCACAAGTGTATGTGCCTTGATCGCCTGTTAGTGTAAACGGGCGTTTAGTTACATCTACCTTATTGATGTGGTCGAATACAATTTCAGTTTCAAAACGTTCTGCGTGCTCTTTCATACGATCCATAAGTGCTGGACCTGTCAGACCATGTGCGTCACCAGGCCAGTTTTCAACTTCAGTTGTTGTTGTAAGTTGACCACCTTGCTGCATACCAGTAACTAGCACAGGGTTTAAATTCGCGCGCGCGGCATAAACTGCAGCAGTGTAACCAGCTGGGCCTGAGCCTAAAATTAAAAGTTTACAGTGTTTTACATCACTCATGAGGTATTCCTAATCAGTTATCTTTTTATTGAAGTGAGGGTGATTCTATTTAAAACAAGTCAGAAGTAAAATAAATTGGCAATATTGAAATTAAATAAAACTGAAAGGTGTCAAATAATCTGTACTTGTTGAAAAAACCATCCAAAAGTCACTGTTTTATCAGAATTTCATGACCAAATAATTTTTTTTTGATATGTTTTAAATAATTTTGTGTAAGACTCTGGATTGAGTCACCTTTAGTTATAGGTCGTTATGGCATTTTGGCAGGACATACCAAGCTTTGATTTGGCAAGTGAAGGCGTTGAAATACTTAGTAGTGCAAAGCAATATCATCAAAGGCTTATCAGCCTGATCCAGCACGCTAAATCACGCATTTATATAACCGCATTATATTTACAAGACGACGATGCTGGTCGAGAGGTGCTTGCTGCGCTCCATCAAGCCTCACTGAGTAATCCCGAATTAGAAGTAAATGTATTAGTCGATTTTCATAGAGCACAACGAGGTTTAATTGGGGCTGCTAAATCTGAAGGTAATGCTGCTTTATATTGTGATGAATTAGACAACCACCAAAGTAATGTCAAAATTTTTGGTGTGCCAGTAAAAGGCAAAGAGCTTTTCGGTGTTCTGCATTTAAAAGGTATAGTGATTGACGACGCTCTGCTTTATAGTGGAGCAAGTATAAACAATGTATACATGAATGTAGGCGATAAATATCGTCTAGATCGTTACTTTATTTTGCAGCAACCCGGTTTAGCTGATTCTTTTTGTAATTTTACGAATGACTTCTTACTCTCTTCGGACGCGGTGCCGAGAATCGATATTAGGCCAATACCTAAGTACAATTCAATAAAAGTGGCTCAGCGCCAACTGATGAAAGAGTTGAGAAAAGGGCGTTATAATATTGAGTCAGCCAATAGTGATACATCGTTAAACGTTAGACCTTTTCTTGGATTTGGAAGACGTGCAAATAAGTTGAATAGGTTAATAAAAACTCTGTTCGATACCACAGAAAATGAATTGTTGCTTTATACACCTTATTTTAATTTTCCAGCGCCATTGCTTCGTTCACTTCGACGTTTACTAAAACAAGGTAAACAGGTAACGATTGTTGTAGGTGATAAAACAGCAAACGATTTTTATATTCCGCCAGAACAGCCTTTTAGCAAGATTGGCGCTTTACCATACCTTTACGAAACAATTTTGTTTAAATTTTTAAAGTCTAATCGAAAATTTATTCAGTCTGGTTCGCTTAAGGTCTACCTGTGGAAACACGAAAGTAATTCCTTCCATTTGAAAGGTGTGAGTAAAGACGGACAGCTGCATCTTCTGAGTGGTCATAATCTTAACCCTAGGGCGTGGGGATTAGATATTGAGAATGGCATTCTAATTGAAGACAAATCGCATAAACTTGATGCTTTGTTGTTGAAAGAGAAGCAAGAGATTCTTCAACATTGCCGGTTATTATCTAGTCATGATGATTTAGAATCTATTCAAGATTATCCCCAGCCTGTCAGAAAGCTACTTGGACAAGCTAAACGTGTTAAAGTAGATTTCATAATCAAGCGTTTTATTTAGAAGAGGCCAAGCATGGCCTTTTTTATATTCATCTAAGTGTAATTTTATTTATTTCTACAAATTTGATTTTTTGGACTAGAGTTAAATAAACAAAATCAACTAGATGAAATTATGAAAGCCATTCAATTTTGCTTTTTTTTGTACTTTCTTATATTCAGTTCATCAAATTGGGCACAATCAACATTTCAATTTAATATTTATCATGATTCAGATTATTCAAATCATTTTGCATCTGCTAATGCCATTAAGATGGGGTTTTTATCTGCATTAGAATCTGAAAAAAAAAGGTTAGAAAACTTTCAATTTAACTTTTTAGAAATGGATCATCGTGGCAATAGCAATCGAAGCTTATTGCACATGAAAAAGTTTTTAAAAGACCCAAACGCATTGTTTATATTGGGTGGTCTTCATTCTCCTCCATACATAAAAAATAGAACGTTTATAAATAAAGAGCAGATATTATTGCTTGTTCCATGGGCTGCGGGCGGGCCCATTACACGATATGAGCATGGAACAAATTGGGTTTTTCGCTTGTCTGTTGACGATACAAAAGCGGGTTATCGCATAATTCAGTTTGCCAAAGAATCACGCTCATGTGAACAACCCCATTTATTACTCGAAAAAACCCCATGGGGCAAATCAAATGAACGCACAATGCAAGATGCATTAGGTAAGAATAAAGCAGAAATTACCTGGTTCAATTGGAATACAAGGTTAAAAAAATCAAAGTTGATATTGAGAGGAATTATAAATTCTGGTGCAGATTGCATCGTGTTTGTTGGCAATGCGATTGAAGGTAAATATTTTGTTCAAGCGATGGCTGAAATCGATAAGTCTTTACAGAAACCAATTATAAGTCATTGGGGAATTACAGGTGGTAACTTTTTTAACAACACAAAGGAGTACTTATCTGAAGGCATTGATTTGAATTTTATTCAGTCTTGTTTCTCATTTGATGACTTACCCCATTCTGAGACGGTAAAAAAAGCTATAAAATCTGCTAAAGCGCTCTTTAAAGAGGAGTTTGATATAGAAAGTCTTCAAGCCCCAGCAGGATTTGTGCATGGATACGATCTAGGCTTGTTATTTGTTCAAGCATTATCTCAAATCAAACCGAACAAAAGCGCGATTAAAACTAGAGAGAATTTAAGGAGAGCGTTTGAAAATTTAAGCTTACCAGTTGAAGGTTTAGTAAAAGTTTATACAAGACCTTTTTCTGCTGAAGGGGCAGACGGCCATGAAGCCTTAGGCTTAGAAGATTTATGTATGGCCGAATACAAAGCTAATGGCTCTATTTCTATCATAAAAAATAAAGGCTAATGCGTGAAGTCACAATTTTTGAAGATGCAGCTAGATGCAAATAAAGCTTTTATCGTTTTTGTGGTAATGAGCCTTCTTTTATCAGTGTTGATTAGCGTTATGCTAGTTGGAAGAGAAGCATCTTCGGTTTTAAATGGTTATAAACAACAAGCTTCAGAAACAGAGGCAAAATTAAGTGCAAAATACATAGAAAACTTTTTAGAAACAAGAATTCTATTACTTAAAGATTTGTCGAGCCAACCGTTTATTATAAATGGTGTTATGGGATCTGGCGTATCTGAAGCTTCTCTCAACGACTATTTGTCAGAGTTTAAGATTTTAGGCATTAAAGAAAAGCTTTGGATATATAATGTGCTTGGTGATTATGTTTACAAAAACAATGATGAACAGGCAGTTTTAGAAACCCCAAGTGATTGGCTAGAAGACCTACTGAACGGTGAACTGTCACACGCAGTCTTATTAGATCACAACCAAGCACAATCGTACTTCAAATTAGCAGTACCTATTAATTATAACGGTTTCACTGAAGGGGCTTTAATTGTAAAGTTTCAAACCCCCATTGACGTATTATTGTCCGAAGTTCTTGAATCAAATACCCACGGAGTAAAGCTTTCTGGCCCATGGTTAAGCTACTCAAATCTAAGTACGTTAAACAAGTACGATTTAGTACTTGAATCAAACCTTCAAAGCTCAGGTTTAAAGTTGAGTTACCTAGTTGATTCTACACTGGTAGAAAAACAAGTAAATCAAGTGATTATTAGCATCGCTACGGCAATTTTTGTTAGCTTGTTTTTGTCCTCTCTATTTTTATTTCTAGTTGGTCAAAAACTGCTTTTAAACCCTTACAGAAAACTCGAATTATCTCAGCAGGCCACTAAATTAAGCGAGGAAAGGTTAAACCTTGCTATTAATGGAAGTTTGGATGGTATTTGGGATTGGGATATTAAGACAGGCAAAGTTTTTTGTTCTGAGAGGTTTAGAGAGCTACTTGGTTATGAACCAAAAGATGACTTTCCTGAGGACTATACTGTTCTTGAAAGGATGGTTCACAACGATGATAAAGAGTATGTGAAAAGTAGCTTAAAAGCACATCTTCAACAAAGAGCTATTTATGATGTACAGCATAGGTTTATGACAAAGAAGGGGGAGTTTAGAGTTTATAGGGTGAAAGGGGATGCGTTATTTGATAAAGACAATAGGGCAATCAGAATGGCCGGTTCAATGACAGATGTCACAGAGCAGATCCAAGCACAGCAAGCATTGAAAAAAGCTAAAGAAGAAAATGATTTACTGGCTCTTTCAATCGATGCCAGTAATTTAGGTGTTACCATTAGCTCTATTACAGATCCAGAATTTCCAATTGTCTATATAAATCAAGCTTTCACAAAGATAACTGGATATGGTGAAGAAATATTGGGTCAAAATTGTCGTTTTTTACAAGGTGAACAAACTTCAGAGATCGCAGTTAATAAAATCAGAGATGCTTTAAAAAATCATGATGTTGTAAAAGTAGATCTTTTAAATTACAAAAAAAATGGCCAGCCCTTTTGGAATAGTTTACAGCTTTTTCCAGTACATAATGAAGCAGGAGAATTAACTGCTTATGTGGGTATTCAACAAGACATAACAGACAGAGTTGCATCAGAGGAGGCATTAAAAGAAGCTAAAATTTTGGCTGAACAGGCCAGTATAGCGAAGAGTGAATTTTTAGCTTCTATGAGTCATGAAATTCGTACGCCCATGAATGGCGTTCTTGGTATGCTTAACTTGCTTCTTAATAGTGACTTAAATGCTGAGCAACAACACAGAATTAATGTTGCCATGAGCAGTGCTAATTCTTTATTAACGTTGATAAATGATATTCTTGATTTTTCAAAAGTAGATGCAGGTAAGCTTGAACTTGAATATCTAGAGTTTGACTTGAGAGGGCTGCTAGGTGATTTTGCTGAGTCTGCAGTTATTCAAGCTCATAACAAGCGCATTGAGCTTATTTTAGATGTCACGAAAATAGATGAAGCAGTGGTCATTGGAGATCCTGGGAGGCTAAGGCAGATCTTAACAAATTTAGTGGGTAATGCGATTAAATTTACCTCTGATGGCGAAGTTTTGATAGAAGCATCCTTAATTGAATTTGATTCTGATTACTGGCGACTAAACTGTAATATTAAAGATACTGGTATAGGTATATCTCCCGAGCAGCAAGCTAAATTGTTTCAATCTTTTAGTCAAGTTGATGCTTCAACGACGAGAAAATACGGAGGAACAGGGCTTGGTCTTGCAATCGTTAAAAAGCTTTGCCAGCTTATGAATGGTGAGGTCTCGGTCATAAGTCAAGCTGGTAAAGGGTCTTGTTTTAGTTTTTCTGTCTTACTTGGAAAGAGTAATGCATCATTTCATGTTATTCCAGATGTCGATATGCAAGCATTAAATATTTTGCTTGTTGATGATAATAAAACTAATCGAGAAGTATTAAAGGCACAATTAGAGCATTGGGGTGCCTCAGTTTTTGAGGCGCGTTCAGGCATTGAAGCTTTGACAATCAGTGAAGCTTATTTTGATAAAAGGAAAAAATGCTTTGATATTGCATTTTTAGATATGCAAATGCCAGGCATGGATGGGGCGAAGTTAGGGGAGCATCTAAAAGCAAACGAACACTTAAAAGCAATGAAATTAATTATGATGACTTCAATGTGTCACAAAGGCGATGCGAAGTTTTTTGCTAATTTAGGCTTCGATGGCTATTTTCCGAAACCTGCTACCACATTTGATTTATTTGCAGCACTATCAATCGTCGCAGAAGATGGTGAAGCACTTAAAGACGCTAAGCCATTAGTGACAACGCACTATATAAAATCTTTGAAAGCACAATCAGCGTTAAAGCCAGATCAAGTAGCATGGGGCGAAGGCATTCGTATTTTGTTGGCTGAAGATAATCGAGTGAATCAAATTGTAGCGCAAAGTATGCTCGCTAAAATAAATCTGACGCATGTAGATATTGCAGCAAATGGTGAAGAGGTCATTCAGAATCTGTTAAATACGACTAGAGAAACAAAATATACCGTTATCTTGATGGATTGTCAGATGCCTGAAATGGACGGATATGAATCTTCGCAAGCGGTAAGAAGCGGAAAGGCTGGTGAATTATATAAAGATATTCCAATAATCGCGATGACAGCGAATGCAATGGTTGGTGATAAAGATAAGTGCTTAGAAGCCGGTATGGATGACTATATTTCAAAACCAATAAAGCCAGAGGTTTTGTTTGAACGTTTGTTACAATGGTTGCCTTACAAAGAAATAGAATCTTGAGAACGTGAAAGTTTGAATATATTTTTTCGAAGTGTAAATCAATCACTTCTTGTTTTGACCCTCTTTTTATTTACGATTATTGTCGCCATTAATGAAAGTATTTTATTGATCAGTTCACTTTATTTACTGGTATCAAACTTGTTTTTTTGTGCCATCTTTTTTCTCGATAAAAAACGAGCAAAACTAGATGGGCAAAGAGTTAGTGAATTTAGTCTTTGTGTTTTAGCGATGTTGTCATTCAATTTAACCACACTACTTATGCAAGCACTCATTCGTCACAAAACTATTAAGTGGCAATTTAACGGTAAGATATGTATCACTTTTGTCATGCAAAATACGCTGCTACTGCTCTACTTTGCAATTGAAGCATTATAAAAATATAAAAAAACAAGCATATAGTTACACTTTATCCTAATTGCTAAGCTGTTAAAATACTCCAAAGTTTTAAGGTGTCGAAAAAACAAATGAAAAGAACAAAATTAGTTAATCAATTAACCGAATTATTAAAACCATTCTCTATTAGTGACTATTGCCCGAATGGTTTACAAGTTGAAGGGGCTGAAGAAGTAAAAAAAATTGTGACGGGTGTCACTGCCAGTCAGGCTCTGATCGATGCAGCGATAGAAGCAGGTGCAGATACGATTTTAGTTCATCATGGCTTTTTTTGGAAAGGTGAAGACCAAACTATTACCGGCATGAAGCAAAGGCGAATTAAAGCTTTATTAGAAAACAACATCAATTTAATTGCATATCACCTTCCTCTAGATGTTCACCCTGAACTTGGCAACAATGCGCAATTGGCTGAGTTACTGGATATTTCCTACGAAAGACCTTTAGAGCCTTGGAATAAAAACTGTGTTGCTGTGAAAGGAAAACTTAAAACACCAATGAGTTTAGAAGCATTTGCGAAATTGGTAGAAGAAAAACTTGATAGAAAACCATTAATTAATGAAGCGGGCGATCATCTAATTAAAACCATCGCTTGGTGTACAGGTGGAGGCCAAAGTTTTATCGATATGGCAGCAAGCCAAGGCATTGACGCTTACTTAACAGGTGAAGCATCAGAGCAGACAATCCATAGCTCAAATGAACAAAGTATACATTTTATAGCGGCGGGCCATCACGCTACTGAGCGATATGGAGCTAAAGCACTGGGTGAATACCTTGCGAAGACGTATGATTTAGATGTTGAGTTTATTGATATCAATAATCCGGTTTAACCGCTGAATATGAGTAAAAAAGGTAAAAGCTACAAAGATAAATTATCGCGAGATAGAAGCTTTAATGCTATCTCGCAAAAATTTAAGAAGAATATTTACGGTACACCCAAAGGAAAAATACGAGAAGCGGTTTTAAAACGTGATTTTTCTCAGCATATTCCTTGGCTAGATAATGAGACTGCACCAAAACGAATAATAGATATCGGCGGTGGCCAAGGGCAGTTAGCG
The Pseudoalteromonas phenolica genome window above contains:
- the trxB gene encoding thioredoxin-disulfide reductase, giving the protein MSDVKHCKLLILGSGPAGYTAAVYAARANLNPVLVTGMQQGGQLTTTTEVENWPGDAHGLTGPALMDRMKEHAERFETEIVFDHINKVDVTKRPFTLTGDQGTYTCDALIIATGASAKYLGLESETAFQGRGVSACATCDGFFYRGQKVAVVGGGNTAVEEALYLSNIADEVHVVHRRDSFRSEKILSDRLMEKAKNGNVKLHFNRTLDEVVGDEMGVTGIKIKDTDSDNVEQLDLAGVFIAIGHKPNTDMFEGQLEMKDGYLVVQSGLNGNATQTSVEGVFAAGDVSDHIYRQAITSAGTGCMAALDAERFLDNQ
- the pssA gene encoding CDP-diacylglycerol--serine O-phosphatidyltransferase; this encodes MAFWQDIPSFDLASEGVEILSSAKQYHQRLISLIQHAKSRIYITALYLQDDDAGREVLAALHQASLSNPELEVNVLVDFHRAQRGLIGAAKSEGNAALYCDELDNHQSNVKIFGVPVKGKELFGVLHLKGIVIDDALLYSGASINNVYMNVGDKYRLDRYFILQQPGLADSFCNFTNDFLLSSDAVPRIDIRPIPKYNSIKVAQRQLMKELRKGRYNIESANSDTSLNVRPFLGFGRRANKLNRLIKTLFDTTENELLLYTPYFNFPAPLLRSLRRLLKQGKQVTIVVGDKTANDFYIPPEQPFSKIGALPYLYETILFKFLKSNRKFIQSGSLKVYLWKHESNSFHLKGVSKDGQLHLLSGHNLNPRAWGLDIENGILIEDKSHKLDALLLKEKQEILQHCRLLSSHDDLESIQDYPQPVRKLLGQAKRVKVDFIIKRFI
- a CDS encoding ABC transporter substrate-binding protein, with the translated sequence MKAIQFCFFLYFLIFSSSNWAQSTFQFNIYHDSDYSNHFASANAIKMGFLSALESEKKRLENFQFNFLEMDHRGNSNRSLLHMKKFLKDPNALFILGGLHSPPYIKNRTFINKEQILLLVPWAAGGPITRYEHGTNWVFRLSVDDTKAGYRIIQFAKESRSCEQPHLLLEKTPWGKSNERTMQDALGKNKAEITWFNWNTRLKKSKLILRGIINSGADCIVFVGNAIEGKYFVQAMAEIDKSLQKPIISHWGITGGNFFNNTKEYLSEGIDLNFIQSCFSFDDLPHSETVKKAIKSAKALFKEEFDIESLQAPAGFVHGYDLGLLFVQALSQIKPNKSAIKTRENLRRAFENLSLPVEGLVKVYTRPFSAEGADGHEALGLEDLCMAEYKANGSISIIKNKG
- a CDS encoding PAS domain-containing hybrid sensor histidine kinase/response regulator produces the protein MKSQFLKMQLDANKAFIVFVVMSLLLSVLISVMLVGREASSVLNGYKQQASETEAKLSAKYIENFLETRILLLKDLSSQPFIINGVMGSGVSEASLNDYLSEFKILGIKEKLWIYNVLGDYVYKNNDEQAVLETPSDWLEDLLNGELSHAVLLDHNQAQSYFKLAVPINYNGFTEGALIVKFQTPIDVLLSEVLESNTHGVKLSGPWLSYSNLSTLNKYDLVLESNLQSSGLKLSYLVDSTLVEKQVNQVIISIATAIFVSLFLSSLFLFLVGQKLLLNPYRKLELSQQATKLSEERLNLAINGSLDGIWDWDIKTGKVFCSERFRELLGYEPKDDFPEDYTVLERMVHNDDKEYVKSSLKAHLQQRAIYDVQHRFMTKKGEFRVYRVKGDALFDKDNRAIRMAGSMTDVTEQIQAQQALKKAKEENDLLALSIDASNLGVTISSITDPEFPIVYINQAFTKITGYGEEILGQNCRFLQGEQTSEIAVNKIRDALKNHDVVKVDLLNYKKNGQPFWNSLQLFPVHNEAGELTAYVGIQQDITDRVASEEALKEAKILAEQASIAKSEFLASMSHEIRTPMNGVLGMLNLLLNSDLNAEQQHRINVAMSSANSLLTLINDILDFSKVDAGKLELEYLEFDLRGLLGDFAESAVIQAHNKRIELILDVTKIDEAVVIGDPGRLRQILTNLVGNAIKFTSDGEVLIEASLIEFDSDYWRLNCNIKDTGIGISPEQQAKLFQSFSQVDASTTRKYGGTGLGLAIVKKLCQLMNGEVSVISQAGKGSCFSFSVLLGKSNASFHVIPDVDMQALNILLVDDNKTNREVLKAQLEHWGASVFEARSGIEALTISEAYFDKRKKCFDIAFLDMQMPGMDGAKLGEHLKANEHLKAMKLIMMTSMCHKGDAKFFANLGFDGYFPKPATTFDLFAALSIVAEDGEALKDAKPLVTTHYIKSLKAQSALKPDQVAWGEGIRILLAEDNRVNQIVAQSMLAKINLTHVDIAANGEEVIQNLLNTTRETKYTVILMDCQMPEMDGYESSQAVRSGKAGELYKDIPIIAMTANAMVGDKDKCLEAGMDDYISKPIKPEVLFERLLQWLPYKEIES
- a CDS encoding DUF1294 domain-containing protein, which translates into the protein MNIFFRSVNQSLLVLTLFLFTIIVAINESILLISSLYLLVSNLFFCAIFFLDKKRAKLDGQRVSEFSLCVLAMLSFNLTTLLMQALIRHKTIKWQFNGKICITFVMQNTLLLLYFAIEAL
- a CDS encoding Nif3-like dinuclear metal center hexameric protein — translated: MKRTKLVNQLTELLKPFSISDYCPNGLQVEGAEEVKKIVTGVTASQALIDAAIEAGADTILVHHGFFWKGEDQTITGMKQRRIKALLENNINLIAYHLPLDVHPELGNNAQLAELLDISYERPLEPWNKNCVAVKGKLKTPMSLEAFAKLVEEKLDRKPLINEAGDHLIKTIAWCTGGGQSFIDMAASQGIDAYLTGEASEQTIHSSNEQSIHFIAAGHHATERYGAKALGEYLAKTYDLDVEFIDINNPV